Below is a genomic region from Raphanus sativus cultivar WK10039 chromosome 4, ASM80110v3, whole genome shotgun sequence.
AAGCCCAACAGCTCGGCATCCCCAGCTCTGGGCTAAAGCCTCTGCTTTCCATATGAGTCTCTTTGCTATCCCCTTGCGCCTGAAACCCTCTCGCACCGCCACGTTCGATACGTAAGCAATCCCCGTCCTGAAACAAAAGCGCTCCTTAGTCTCAAGAACAAAGAGGCGTATAAGAAGAGAAAGCAAACAAACCTACCTTCTCTGACGGAGAGGACCTTTCCTTGGAAGGTAATCCGCAACGGTATCCACAGTCAAGATCCCAGCTACGTAGCCTCTGTTAAGACTAATCTTTGCATCAAAAGCACCAATCTTGAAATCTTGGCTACCGATGATGCAGATGGTTTCATCAGCGGAGCTACCTATCACAGCGACTAAGCAGATCCTCTGGCACCCTGGTGGAACAGAGAACCCCATTATCATCGCCATCAGCCTATCGACTCTGAGGACGATATCGAGAGGGAACGAGTATCCGGGGAAGAAGGAGCTGCAGTGAGTCTCTGCCACTTCCCAGCAGTCCTCTAACCTCGCTTCCCGTACAACGATCTCAGGTGAAACCGCTGGGAAAAGATCAGCTACTTGACTTGCCTTGCATACTCCTCCTCCTACACACAAAGATATAACAACTTTATCAAAATCTATCTATGAATCAAAACTCAAGACTTTACTCCTAATATAAGAAACCCATAAAGGGATCATCATCCACTGATAAAATCAAAACATCAGTAACACCCACCCACCATAAAAGTCCAGTCCTCTAATTGAATGGactattttttactaaaacagGTAAAGGTAACAACTTTAATCAATCATCCAGTGATGAATCAAAACAACAGTGTAACATTACAAAGTCCTCTAATTGAATGGttaaatttaactatttttttttttttgaattgcaTTGCCTActaaaaacatatatgtaaaGGTAACAACCTTATCATCATGAGAATGGAATCAAAAGCAAGTCTTCTCTCATAAAGCAATGAACCAGTCAACATCATAAAGTTAAGTTCTCAAAACCTGATTTTGAAGACGGAGTGTGAGAAACTGAACCCGTCGGGGAGAGAGACGAGGACGAGTGGTTTCTTGGACGATTGATAGACAAGTGGGAGAAtcctgaggaggaggaggagaagcggTTGTAGTTGATGATCAAAGCTGCTGGAGATATCTCCGTCGTCGCCAACGCTGTGCTCcgcatttttttctttttctccctTCCCCTACTGcccaactctctctctctctctctctctctctctctctctctctctctctctctctctctctctcttggaaACAACAAACCGGCCGGTTCAACCGGCTAAATCGTCCCTGGAAATGTTTCTTCCtagttaaattttgtttttctaccCGGTTTTATCTCGGTTCCACCAATTTACCCGGTTAAACTTTAGTggtcaaatttaattttgtagaaaataaaaaaattcatactatcatcaataccattaaaacaGGATCATTCCTGAATTATGTCTTTAATgaatgttttaaagttttccaaaaatatccttaatgatatgaacaaacaaaaaaaaattattaatggcATTACTGTCTTTTGATTTTATGGGCCTATTTCAATATTTAGATCGACTTGCTAACTAATTAAATgagttatgtttttatataatcaaattcaaattccataaactttttaatatcaataccacaaattaaagtctgcaataattttaataagttgatattAGAGATTGAAATTTTGTAACTACACGGGATAagacttaatcaaaaatattattggccagtttatatatttagcaatattttatataaattataaatctttaaaattatataatagcccaaataaaaatttcggataacaatgttttgaaaactgaCCCGAACACTGAACCGGACAATTTACCGGGTTACTGGATCATTGAGTCGACTGCAGGTAAACCGCGGGTGAACCGCATGTTactaaatgaattaattttattatataataatatattaactaataaaataaaaaaaataaaaatatataaaactaaagttactactttataaatatatttaaaacataaaataatagtttggatatgtatatattttatgtttaataaacatttagaatacttaactaactttttatatttttattttcatttgatatacaatacaactaaaaaaatattctactGGTTCAACCAATAGTTCGACTGGtaccgggttttgggttttagtgGGTTTGAGcgggtttttgcgggtttttaaattttgggttttgtaCCCGAATTTATTTTGGGTCACCGGGTTTTCCGGTTCAACTGCGGGTCAGGGTCGGATTTCAAAATACTGGATAAAactattgtttaatttatttacaaacataaaacggCTGTGGcgcattttaaatttcgtcaTACTGTACACACTATAACAAACCCGCATAATTAAAACTTGATCATAtcacagtttatataataaaacgaagaattatcaatcttttatattgaaaaagggcgggtcagaatctagtaataTCATTATGTCAACACCATCCATCATGCTAATTAGAAGTAATGTATACTTTATTGTTTGTTATATAAGTGAAATCATGTTGGAGAAAAATTCAGTATTAGTTGAACACAATTAGTTGAATATCATTTCCTCTTCTTCGGtcatgttttattttaagtaaAATTTGACTTCATATCaattatgtttcttttaaaattgtaaGCTAATTTCTTTCATAGGTTCATCAT
It encodes:
- the LOC108855521 gene encoding GCN5-related N-acetyltransferase 4, chloroplastic, with protein sequence MRSTALATTEISPAALIINYNRFSSSSSGFSHLSINRPRNHSSSSLSPTGSVSHTPSSKSGGGVCKASQVADLFPAVSPEIVVREARLEDCWEVAETHCSSFFPGYSFPLDIVLRVDRLMAMIMGFSVPPGCQRICLVAVIGSSADETICIIGSQDFKIGAFDAKISLNRGYVAGILTVDTVADYLPRKGPLRQRRTGIAYVSNVAVREGFRRKGIAKRLIWKAEALAQSWGCRAVGLHCELNNLGATKLYKDQGYRSVKIPEGASWPQPKTSPDTRFNFMMKLLNSNNNAQALEQFR